From the Paenibacillus sp. FSL H8-0548 genome, one window contains:
- a CDS encoding S-layer homology domain-containing protein, which translates to MKRTYTRLLLTAVALLVMITAMGQLAGSQSSIPFDDISHSYAEQEIIDLYNRKIITGTSERSFSPLKSISRAEFVTVLDRLLGLEPVQSPVSPFADVAKQAWYYGWIQAAVQLGLADGVSANSFAPSKPVTRQEAAVLLARALKKTTNQANAKLLFGDGDQIAGWAAPSVATVKSLGLMKGDDHSNFRPSDPITRQETAVMIYRVLQNKAWAAELAAKPVESIKLGWQYGQTTQQYKENILLSNVNTLSPRWYFLEASGAITDYTDKSLVTWAKQHNKKVWAMVGNRSNQTATSQMLSTAKARSAVIAKLAAFAKTYELDGLNIDFENVAPKDRAALTAFIAELSEKLTQMKVTLSMDVSPDRGTDWTDAFDFASLGKQVDYMVLMGYDEHWGASSGAGSNASLGFYQAALDKLMKQVNSGKIILAVPFYNRDWNLNKDGSVASSEFISLSEQNALMSKFSIKPVWDAKIGQYTAAYTKNGVTHRMWLEDGRSLTAKYKLAVEANFAGLAYWHIGGESADVWASFRNADRFLHYSF; encoded by the coding sequence ATGAAGCGTACATATACTAGATTGCTATTAACAGCAGTGGCTTTGCTGGTGATGATAACGGCAATGGGCCAGCTGGCAGGCAGCCAAAGCAGTATACCTTTTGATGATATTTCGCACAGCTATGCGGAGCAGGAAATTATAGATTTATATAATCGTAAAATCATAACGGGAACCTCGGAGAGAAGCTTCTCACCATTGAAGTCGATATCTCGTGCAGAGTTTGTTACTGTACTGGATCGCCTGCTTGGCCTGGAGCCCGTACAATCTCCCGTATCACCGTTTGCGGATGTGGCTAAGCAGGCGTGGTACTATGGCTGGATTCAAGCAGCCGTGCAGCTAGGCTTGGCAGATGGAGTAAGCGCGAACAGTTTTGCGCCTTCGAAGCCTGTGACAAGGCAGGAGGCTGCTGTTTTATTAGCGCGAGCATTGAAGAAAACGACTAATCAAGCGAATGCGAAGCTGCTGTTTGGAGACGGCGACCAAATTGCGGGCTGGGCTGCTCCTTCTGTAGCGACCGTGAAAAGCCTTGGCTTGATGAAGGGGGATGATCATAGCAACTTCCGCCCCTCTGATCCAATAACAAGGCAAGAAACAGCTGTTATGATCTATCGCGTGCTGCAAAATAAAGCTTGGGCAGCAGAGCTGGCGGCCAAGCCGGTGGAATCGATAAAGCTCGGCTGGCAGTATGGCCAGACGACGCAGCAGTATAAGGAAAATATATTGTTGTCTAATGTGAATACATTATCTCCCCGCTGGTACTTTCTTGAAGCATCCGGCGCTATAACGGATTATACGGATAAGTCCCTAGTGACCTGGGCTAAGCAGCATAATAAGAAGGTGTGGGCAATGGTTGGCAATCGCTCAAACCAAACAGCTACGAGTCAAATGCTGTCTACTGCAAAAGCACGGAGCGCAGTCATTGCCAAGCTCGCAGCATTTGCCAAAACCTATGAATTAGACGGACTCAACATCGATTTTGAAAATGTAGCTCCGAAGGATCGTGCGGCACTGACTGCATTTATAGCGGAATTATCGGAGAAGCTAACGCAGATGAAGGTTACGCTCTCGATGGACGTATCACCCGACAGGGGAACAGATTGGACAGATGCCTTTGACTTTGCCTCCCTAGGCAAGCAAGTGGATTATATGGTATTAATGGGCTATGACGAGCATTGGGGTGCTAGCTCAGGTGCTGGCTCTAATGCTTCATTAGGCTTTTATCAAGCAGCCTTGGACAAACTAATGAAGCAAGTGAACAGCGGGAAAATCATTTTGGCGGTGCCATTTTACAATCGTGACTGGAATTTGAACAAGGATGGCAGCGTTGCGTCGTCAGAATTTATATCGCTTAGTGAGCAAAATGCCCTTATGAGCAAATTTTCCATTAAGCCCGTTTGGGATGCTAAAATAGGTCAATATACAGCTGCTTATACTAAAAACGGTGTAACCCATCGGATGTGGTTGGAGGATGGCCGTTCTTTAACCGCAAAATATAAGCTGGCAGTAGAGGCTAATTTTGCTGGTCTCGCGTATTGGCATATAGGCGGGGAGAGTGCCGATGTATGGGCAAGCTTTAGAAATGCTGATCGGTTCTTGCACTATTCCTTTTAA
- a CDS encoding DUF2203 domain-containing protein: MENKIFTLSEANELLPQLKADLTRLQNLTKQFEKQYMDYQKEKTDFEQAFVAEQGSMDPFFEQESQLEFMKMEADLLIENFARKGVQLKMINPGLIDFPAVLDGEDILICWKEGEERVSHYHGWNDGFAGRKEFPQ; the protein is encoded by the coding sequence ATGGAGAACAAAATTTTCACATTGAGCGAAGCGAATGAGCTGCTGCCGCAGTTGAAGGCGGACTTAACGAGGCTTCAAAATTTAACGAAGCAGTTTGAGAAGCAGTATATGGACTATCAGAAGGAAAAGACAGATTTTGAGCAAGCCTTTGTGGCGGAGCAAGGCAGCATGGATCCGTTCTTTGAGCAGGAAAGCCAGCTGGAGTTCATGAAGATGGAAGCAGACCTATTGATAGAAAATTTTGCGCGCAAAGGCGTACAGTTGAAAATGATTAATCCGGGACTGATCGACTTTCCAGCCGTTCTTGACGGCGAGGATATTCTGATCTGCTGGAAGGAAGGCGAAGAGCGTGTCAGCCACTATCATGGCTGGAATGATGGCTTTGCCGGGAGAAAAGAATTTCCTCAGTAG
- a CDS encoding MarR family transcriptional regulator, translating to MERKDKDDLLSKRDKRLGLMIWFRLSRVYNRSSRETHQHLKKWDLSAAQFDILAQVGAHKRLTQQQLADKLFVTKGNITQLLGKLENLGFVKREQDWKIKYVSLTEKGKELFDAAVPLQEQHQASQYNVLNQAEKKQLLELLRKIQS from the coding sequence ATGGAGCGAAAGGATAAAGATGATTTGTTGTCTAAGCGAGATAAAAGATTAGGCTTAATGATTTGGTTTCGTTTATCGCGAGTTTACAATCGAAGCTCGCGCGAGACTCATCAGCATCTGAAAAAGTGGGATCTATCGGCAGCACAATTCGACATCCTCGCTCAAGTCGGTGCACATAAACGGTTGACGCAGCAGCAGCTCGCTGACAAGCTGTTTGTTACCAAGGGAAATATTACACAGCTGCTTGGCAAGCTGGAGAATTTGGGCTTCGTAAAGCGAGAGCAGGATTGGAAAATAAAATACGTTTCCTTAACGGAAAAAGGAAAAGAACTGTTTGATGCTGCCGTTCCTCTTCAGGAGCAGCATCAGGCGTCGCAGTATAACGTCCTAAATCAAGCGGAGAAGAAGCAGCTGCTTGAGCTGCTGAGAAAAATTCAAAGCTGA
- a CDS encoding LLM class flavin-dependent oxidoreductase, with protein MLENTINQSTFNIPLSVLDVSPIVEGGSVAESLSNTLDLAQHVERWGYNRYWLAEHHNAPSIASSATSIVIGHVAAGTSTIRVGSGGIMLPNHAALVIAEQFGTLETLFPGRIDLGLGRAPGTDGLTAAALRGNRRSNGQDFPEQLAELRAFLDPSSAQVGMPVRAIPGEGLDIPIWLLGSSDFSALLAAELGLPFAFAGHFSPTFTVPAMNLYRSSFKPSAVLDQPKGMVAVNVVAADTDEEAAYLATSNQQLFLSFIRNKRGPLPAPVHDMDSIWTAQEKIALQQQLGSTIVGGPDTVRSKLKQYIEATKADEIMIAAHIFDHKARLRSYEIIAGL; from the coding sequence ATGTTAGAAAATACAATCAATCAATCCACGTTCAATATTCCGCTATCGGTCCTAGATGTATCTCCAATTGTAGAAGGTGGCTCAGTTGCAGAATCACTCAGCAATACGTTGGATTTGGCACAGCACGTAGAACGATGGGGCTACAATCGTTACTGGCTGGCGGAGCATCATAATGCACCCAGCATTGCAAGCTCGGCTACGTCCATCGTTATCGGCCATGTAGCAGCAGGCACGTCGACGATTCGAGTAGGCTCAGGAGGCATTATGCTCCCTAACCACGCGGCGCTAGTGATTGCGGAGCAGTTCGGCACACTAGAAACGTTATTTCCTGGTCGTATTGACCTTGGCCTCGGACGAGCGCCTGGAACAGACGGTCTTACGGCAGCTGCGCTTAGGGGAAACAGAAGAAGCAACGGTCAAGACTTTCCGGAACAGCTTGCGGAGCTGCGTGCGTTTTTAGATCCGTCGAGCGCACAAGTAGGCATGCCTGTTCGCGCGATTCCTGGTGAAGGCTTGGATATTCCGATTTGGCTGCTGGGCTCAAGTGATTTTAGCGCGTTGCTGGCTGCGGAGCTGGGCTTGCCTTTTGCATTTGCAGGACACTTCTCGCCTACGTTTACTGTACCGGCCATGAATCTTTATCGCAGCAGCTTCAAGCCATCGGCTGTTCTTGACCAGCCGAAAGGAATGGTTGCCGTTAATGTTGTCGCAGCAGATACGGATGAGGAAGCCGCGTACCTAGCAACGTCTAATCAGCAGCTATTCCTATCGTTTATTCGCAATAAGCGCGGTCCGCTTCCTGCTCCTGTTCACGATATGGACAGCATCTGGACCGCTCAGGAGAAAATCGCATTGCAGCAGCAGCTCGGTTCGACGATCGTTGGGGGACCAGATACGGTGCGCAGCAAGCTTAAGCAATATATTGAAGCGACAAAAGCGGATGAAATCATGATCGCTGCTCATATCTTTGACCACAAGGCACGCTTGCGCTCGTATGAGATTATAGCTGGGCTATAA
- a CDS encoding ring-cleaving dioxygenase — translation MELKGIHHVSAVTSSASGNFEFYTELLGLRLVKKTVNQDETSVYHLFYGDEKGNPGTELTFFEFPMAAKNRAGTSSISALSLRVGNDEAIRYWKERFAQNNVDHDEIVERAGRSSIAFRDFEGQRLVLVSDEHNHGVKGGIPWDKSTVPVQYGILGLGPVQLTVKNPEPTIMVLTQVMGFREKGKYVSTLAGQPDIVVFETGEGGSGAEVHIEQRHDLPREQQGYGGVHHVAFRVEDDDELRKWIEHIRGVRIPSSGFVDRFYFRSLYFREPNGILFELATDGPGFDTDEDINHLGESLALPPFLEPKRAQIEARLKPLDTKPQQ, via the coding sequence ATGGAGCTTAAAGGCATTCACCACGTTTCCGCAGTTACAAGCAGCGCATCCGGAAATTTTGAATTTTATACGGAGCTATTAGGCTTGCGGCTTGTGAAGAAAACGGTAAATCAAGATGAGACATCCGTGTATCATTTGTTTTATGGCGATGAGAAAGGGAATCCGGGGACGGAGCTTACCTTCTTCGAATTTCCGATGGCCGCCAAAAATCGTGCAGGTACGAGCAGTATTTCCGCATTATCTCTGCGAGTAGGGAATGATGAAGCCATTCGTTACTGGAAGGAGCGTTTTGCGCAAAATAATGTCGATCATGATGAAATCGTGGAGCGCGCTGGCCGCAGCTCAATTGCTTTTAGAGATTTTGAGGGACAGCGTCTCGTGCTCGTATCCGACGAGCATAATCATGGTGTCAAAGGAGGTATTCCTTGGGATAAAAGCACGGTGCCAGTTCAGTACGGCATTCTAGGACTAGGCCCTGTCCAGCTCACAGTCAAAAACCCAGAGCCGACCATTATGGTTCTGACTCAGGTGATGGGCTTCCGTGAAAAAGGGAAATACGTATCGACCTTAGCAGGCCAACCGGATATTGTCGTGTTTGAAACGGGTGAAGGCGGCAGCGGTGCCGAGGTTCATATCGAGCAGCGGCATGATCTTCCGCGCGAGCAGCAGGGCTATGGCGGCGTTCATCATGTCGCGTTCCGCGTTGAGGACGATGATGAGCTGCGCAAGTGGATCGAGCATATTCGCGGAGTCCGCATACCAAGCTCAGGCTTCGTAGATCGCTTCTATTTCCGATCCTTGTATTTCCGCGAGCCTAATGGTATTTTGTTTGAGCTTGCAACGGATGGCCCGGGCTTTGACACGGATGAGGATATTAACCATCTTGGAGAATCGCTTGCGCTTCCCCCATTTCTAGAGCCGAAGCGTGCGCAAATTGAAGCGAGACTGAAGCCGCTCGACACAAAGCCGCAGCAATAA
- a CDS encoding IclR family transcriptional regulator, which yields MSGVITKAIHLLDLLLPQGTEKELSVTEMSRELNMPVQSVHRILASLMEHGFVAQNAKTKKYKLGLSIMKYGFLMWDSLMLRTIARPFMEELSQKTKETVYLATRENAEGVYIDSVDSPQILKISEPIGLKLPLCIGASNRVILAYLPRKTQEAIMDETDWEALPSLKPLTREYIEGEIVAIHKQGYAVTSGEATEGTTGIGAPIFSYENMVIGSLNVAGPTLRLTEAAIEKYSLLVKKYADMISNELGYRYKLK from the coding sequence ATGTCTGGCGTCATAACGAAGGCGATTCATTTGCTTGATCTTCTCCTTCCGCAAGGAACGGAGAAGGAGCTTAGTGTTACGGAGATGAGCCGAGAGCTGAATATGCCGGTACAAAGCGTGCATCGGATATTAGCTTCCTTAATGGAGCATGGCTTCGTCGCTCAGAATGCCAAGACTAAGAAGTACAAGCTAGGCTTGTCCATTATGAAATATGGTTTTCTCATGTGGGACAGCCTGATGCTCCGCACGATCGCCAGACCCTTTATGGAGGAGCTATCGCAAAAAACGAAGGAAACGGTCTATTTAGCAACTCGCGAAAATGCAGAGGGCGTTTATATCGATTCGGTAGATTCTCCGCAAATTTTAAAAATATCGGAACCGATCGGCCTCAAGCTGCCCTTGTGTATAGGTGCTTCAAACCGGGTTATTCTCGCTTATTTGCCTAGAAAAACACAGGAGGCTATTATGGATGAGACTGACTGGGAGGCCTTGCCCTCTTTAAAGCCCCTGACACGGGAATATATCGAGGGTGAGATTGTTGCGATCCATAAGCAGGGCTATGCAGTGACCTCGGGCGAGGCAACAGAGGGGACGACCGGCATCGGCGCTCCGATTTTTTCATACGAGAACATGGTCATAGGCTCCTTGAACGTTGCTGGCCCAACTCTTCGGTTAACGGAAGCTGCTATTGAAAAATATAGTTTACTCGTAAAAAAATATGCCGATATGATCTCGAACGAGCTGGGCTACCGATATAAGCTGAAATAG
- a CDS encoding Rrf2 family transcriptional regulator → MNSEFTVAVHSLALLAYLPDHMASSERIARNVATNPTRIRKIMSTLRKHGFVKTKEGIGGGYILNCVPNEVTLAQIYRALSGGTLKPHWCSGNPEEDCLVSANIQAVMDHFFFEAEQHYEAYLEQNTLQTVLDRIRKCQQQQNPLQV, encoded by the coding sequence ATGAACAGTGAGTTTACGGTAGCGGTTCACAGCTTAGCGCTGTTAGCCTATTTACCTGACCATATGGCAAGCAGCGAGAGGATCGCTCGCAATGTGGCAACGAATCCAACTCGCATTCGCAAAATTATGAGTACACTGCGCAAGCATGGCTTTGTGAAGACGAAGGAAGGTATTGGCGGAGGCTATATACTGAACTGCGTACCGAATGAGGTTACGCTGGCTCAAATATACCGCGCGCTTTCCGGCGGGACGCTGAAGCCGCATTGGTGCTCGGGTAATCCGGAGGAGGATTGTCTCGTATCTGCTAATATTCAAGCGGTCATGGATCATTTCTTTTTTGAGGCCGAGCAGCATTATGAGGCTTATTTGGAGCAAAACACGCTTCAAACGGTTCTGGATAGAATAAGAAAATGCCAACAGCAGCAAAATCCGCTTCAAGTATAG
- a CDS encoding endonuclease/exonuclease/phosphatase family protein, whose product MGKKLFKRLCVLLLAIVLIIVSFLLYLTLSDYKPKEVTELTTLNAAENILEQGTPFSITTFNIGYAGLDSRQDFFMDGGKRSRSSSKEQTEANLAAISTFMSNAHSSFYLLQEVDARSSRSYRIDQADYLSKASADYSSTFAYNYKVPWVPVPVFSPMGSVQSGLLTLASFKSTSSQRYDLPGKESWPRQQLDLDRAFVESRFPVSNGKELILINLHLSAFDKGGEIRKQQLDYLSAHLEKENDQGNYIIVGGDWNHALPGTDPARFVTTQGWPEWLQKFPEDFKPNGFNWIIDESIPTVRTLDIPYTEGVNFKAVIDGFFISSNVAMTSIKGTDLNFEFSDHNPVTAEFVLQ is encoded by the coding sequence ATGGGAAAAAAGTTATTCAAAAGATTATGTGTGCTTCTATTAGCAATCGTTCTAATTATTGTAAGCTTCTTATTGTATCTTACTTTATCTGATTACAAACCAAAAGAAGTTACCGAGCTAACGACCTTAAACGCTGCCGAAAATATTTTAGAGCAAGGCACGCCATTTTCAATAACAACCTTCAATATTGGTTATGCTGGATTAGACAGCAGGCAGGACTTTTTCATGGATGGCGGGAAGCGCTCACGCTCCAGCAGCAAGGAACAAACCGAAGCAAATCTCGCTGCTATTTCAACATTTATGAGCAATGCTCATTCAAGCTTTTATTTGCTTCAAGAGGTCGATGCAAGATCTTCACGAAGCTATCGTATTGATCAAGCAGACTATTTATCCAAGGCTTCGGCAGACTACAGCTCTACTTTTGCCTACAATTACAAAGTACCTTGGGTACCCGTTCCCGTATTTTCTCCTATGGGCTCGGTTCAGAGCGGATTGCTCACTCTCGCTTCCTTCAAAAGCACAAGCAGCCAGCGTTACGATCTTCCAGGCAAAGAAAGCTGGCCTCGGCAGCAGCTCGATTTGGATCGTGCCTTTGTGGAAAGCAGATTTCCCGTCAGCAATGGAAAAGAGCTCATCCTCATCAATCTGCATCTATCAGCGTTTGACAAGGGCGGGGAAATCCGAAAGCAGCAATTAGACTATTTATCCGCTCATCTGGAGAAAGAAAATGATCAAGGCAATTATATTATCGTAGGCGGTGACTGGAACCATGCCTTGCCCGGTACTGATCCGGCTCGCTTCGTAACGACGCAAGGGTGGCCCGAATGGCTGCAAAAGTTTCCTGAGGATTTTAAACCGAACGGCTTCAATTGGATCATTGACGAGAGCATCCCTACCGTTCGGACACTCGATATTCCCTATACGGAAGGCGTGAATTTCAAAGCAGTTATTGACGGCTTCTTCATTTCTTCAAATGTTGCTATGACCAGCATCAAGGGGACCGACTTAAACTTCGAGTTTAGCGACCATAACCCCGTAACGGCAGAGTTTGTTCTGCAATAA
- a CDS encoding aldo/keto reductase: MKQNRLGQSELYVSEIGLGCMSLGTDKEKAVSLVHAAIDGGINFLDTADLYHEGLNEEIVGEAVRGRRSEIIIATKVGNRWEPGKEGWSWDPSKAYIKAAVKDSLRRLQTDYIDLYQLHGGTLEDPIEETIEAFEELKQEGFIRYYGISSIRPNVIREYAERSNIVSVMSQYSILDRRAEEQVLPLLADNGIGMIARGPVAKGILTKAGTVKMEKGYLDYSAQELTALHTSLQEVGESARDLAHTAMKYALAHPAVATVIPGASTIEQLLHNISANEAAPLSTAELEAIQRISKSSLYEQHR; encoded by the coding sequence ATGAAGCAAAATCGTCTCGGACAATCGGAGCTTTACGTTAGTGAAATCGGCCTAGGCTGCATGTCGCTTGGTACCGATAAGGAAAAGGCTGTCTCACTTGTGCATGCAGCGATTGACGGCGGCATTAATTTTTTGGATACAGCTGACCTGTACCATGAAGGACTTAATGAGGAGATTGTAGGCGAGGCGGTTCGGGGACGACGGTCGGAAATCATTATTGCGACTAAGGTAGGCAATCGATGGGAGCCTGGCAAGGAAGGCTGGTCATGGGACCCGTCGAAGGCCTATATTAAGGCAGCGGTAAAGGATAGCCTAAGAAGGCTTCAAACGGACTATATTGACTTATATCAGCTCCATGGGGGTACGCTGGAAGATCCGATCGAGGAAACCATCGAAGCATTCGAGGAGCTGAAGCAGGAAGGGTTTATTCGCTATTATGGCATTTCTTCTATACGTCCGAATGTCATCCGAGAGTACGCAGAGCGGTCGAATATCGTAAGCGTGATGAGCCAGTACAGCATTTTAGACCGAAGAGCTGAGGAACAGGTGCTGCCCTTGCTGGCAGACAACGGCATTGGCATGATTGCTCGGGGCCCGGTAGCAAAAGGAATTTTAACGAAGGCTGGCACTGTGAAAATGGAAAAAGGGTATTTGGATTACAGCGCGCAGGAGCTTACTGCCTTACATACGTCCTTGCAGGAAGTCGGAGAAAGCGCTCGTGATCTCGCACACACCGCAATGAAATATGCATTGGCCCATCCTGCGGTAGCAACGGTCATTCCTGGGGCTAGCACAATAGAACAGCTGCTGCACAATATTTCGGCGAATGAGGCGGCTCCGTTATCGACTGCAGAATTAGAGGCGATTCAGCGTATAAGTAAAAGCAGTCTTTATGAGCAGCATCGATAA
- a CDS encoding type 1 glutamine amidotransferase — MMNILAFRHFSFDDDFAFRSWASAGGHHFVLRDPSVEISLDWLDNLDLLIICGGPMSVYEEDRYPWLIHEKQFVAEAMNRGKKVLGICFGAQMIAELLGSPVYRNSYKEIGWHTINRTPEQHAWLVDLPEPLVSFQWHGDTFDLPEETRLLAYSEACRVQAFAYREHVLGLQFHLETTPACMEAMFDHWSSELIDAPYIQSEEQIRSLFGQSEVSIKLLHQILDQISR; from the coding sequence ATGATGAATATATTAGCTTTTCGACACTTTTCCTTTGATGATGACTTTGCTTTTCGTTCATGGGCTAGTGCGGGTGGACATCACTTCGTCTTGCGAGACCCTTCCGTTGAGATCAGCCTTGATTGGCTGGATAACTTAGATTTGCTTATAATTTGCGGGGGGCCGATGAGTGTCTACGAGGAAGATCGTTATCCTTGGCTAATACACGAGAAGCAATTCGTAGCAGAAGCAATGAACCGTGGCAAAAAAGTGCTCGGCATTTGCTTCGGCGCTCAAATGATCGCTGAATTGCTAGGCAGTCCGGTATACCGGAATAGCTATAAGGAAATTGGCTGGCATACGATCAATCGCACACCGGAGCAGCACGCATGGTTGGTTGACTTGCCGGAGCCGCTCGTTTCATTTCAGTGGCATGGCGACACCTTTGATCTGCCAGAGGAGACGCGGCTGCTGGCCTATTCAGAGGCGTGCAGGGTACAGGCTTTTGCTTACCGAGAGCATGTGCTCGGGCTGCAATTCCATTTGGAAACGACGCCGGCATGCATGGAGGCGATGTTTGATCATTGGTCCAGCGAACTAATCGACGCGCCGTATATTCAGTCGGAGGAGCAGATACGCAGTCTTTTTGGACAAAGTGAGGTTTCAATTAAATTACTTCATCAAATATTGGATCAAATAAGCAGATAA
- a CDS encoding M15 family metallopeptidase, whose amino-acid sequence MIERNHLSQRPLPIGQTSYELAARGRRRRNRLLLFVILAITAVLLWKSIFTLEPYSPNHNINPAPPVTELHPAVFAKQNELIAAASQAGITILITDGFRSSEEQDAIYAKGRTAEGQVVTQVQGGHSYHNYGLAIDFALRTKKNEVVWDMKYDGNKNGKSDWMEVVTIAKELGFSWGGDWKNFPDYPHLQMDFGYSIRQLRNGQRPPVDVE is encoded by the coding sequence ATGATTGAACGGAATCATCTTTCTCAGCGGCCCCTTCCCATAGGTCAGACATCTTACGAGCTGGCAGCACGGGGTAGACGCAGACGCAACAGACTGCTGCTGTTCGTTATTTTAGCTATAACTGCTGTGTTGTTGTGGAAAAGCATTTTCACCTTGGAACCCTATTCACCTAATCATAATATCAATCCCGCTCCCCCTGTAACTGAGCTGCATCCAGCCGTCTTTGCGAAGCAGAACGAGCTGATTGCAGCAGCAAGCCAGGCTGGCATTACGATTCTAATTACAGATGGCTTTCGCTCCAGCGAGGAGCAAGATGCCATCTATGCTAAGGGAAGGACAGCCGAGGGCCAGGTCGTTACTCAAGTGCAAGGCGGCCACTCGTATCATAATTATGGGCTCGCCATCGATTTTGCGCTGCGCACGAAGAAGAATGAAGTGGTATGGGATATGAAGTATGACGGCAATAAAAACGGAAAGTCAGATTGGATGGAGGTCGTCACGATTGCCAAAGAGCTAGGCTTCTCTTGGGGTGGCGATTGGAAAAACTTCCCTGACTATCCGCATCTGCAAATGGACTTCGGTTATTCCATCCGTCAGTTGCGCAATGGTCAGCGTCCGCCAGTTGATGTGGAATAG
- a CDS encoding FusB/FusC family EF-G-binding protein, whose amino-acid sequence MKPFIHNHQFNAIKRSVDTLQRTYNTVADKKVIEAAKYSAEGLVEELFKEKTAEQEQLFKPLFEHKSKIEYDHALNALQPYLLPLSGVTEGAIKKLFPKVKKLKVPDLSALSFVSLTYLGWIDAGSNKLYMVYDYQGKVAGIEARFTIAGKKNICSLCNGYGEVALVTAISKAKLHNSPDYYKAVGNYMCTDSMLCNTRITDITYLEKFFEEIICS is encoded by the coding sequence ATGAAACCATTTATTCATAATCACCAATTCAATGCCATTAAGCGCAGCGTCGATACATTGCAGCGAACCTACAATACTGTCGCGGACAAAAAGGTCATTGAAGCGGCTAAATACTCAGCAGAGGGCCTGGTGGAAGAGCTGTTTAAAGAGAAAACAGCTGAGCAGGAGCAGCTATTCAAGCCTCTATTCGAGCATAAGAGCAAAATCGAATATGACCATGCGCTTAATGCGCTGCAGCCGTATTTGCTGCCGCTCTCTGGCGTGACGGAAGGAGCGATCAAGAAGCTTTTCCCGAAAGTAAAGAAGCTTAAGGTTCCTGATTTATCTGCTTTATCCTTCGTTTCCTTAACCTATTTGGGCTGGATTGATGCGGGCTCTAATAAGCTGTATATGGTCTATGATTACCAAGGCAAGGTTGCAGGAATTGAGGCGCGTTTTACTATTGCGGGCAAAAAAAATATTTGCTCGCTATGCAACGGCTACGGCGAGGTAGCACTCGTAACAGCGATCTCGAAAGCAAAGCTGCATAATTCTCCCGATTATTATAAAGCGGTAGGCAACTATATGTGCACCGATAGTATGCTATGCAATACGCGGATTACGGATATTACTTATTTAGAGAAATTTTTCGAAGAAATTATTTGTTCTTAA